In Candidatus Lernaella stagnicola, a single genomic region encodes these proteins:
- a CDS encoding FAD-dependent oxidoreductase: protein MPIRVDGLTLTLNGSEKSLRRRLAKRLDVPTGRVVAYRILRKSLDARNKSRIRWVYSVQVIGEDEREILSRFRDDPHVTPALESREPLVIPRVERAYRPLVVGSGPAGLFAAEFLARAGAPPLILERGKPVDERNEDVAALVQAGELDPESNICFGEGGAGTYSDGKLYTRGNDPLIRHVYEKFANFGAPGHILYDTAPHLGSDRLPNYVVSFRKTLIELGVEYRFRSKVVDIMVEDGRAHGVVLADGSEIESDLIVLAVGHSADDLVRKLAARGVAVQSKGFAVGARIEHPQQLIDKVQYGRAAGHPKLPPASYRLTHRTKNGRGVYSFCMCPGGEILPSGTDTAHLVINGGSPAGRDGIRANSAIVVSVDENDFGDEPLAGLEFRERIEMAAAQAVTAGSCTAPAQKVLDFLMGEVSEHLPPTSYGPGVEAADLKAIFPPFIAEAIADALVSWDRQLRGFAGGRAVLVGVETRTSSPWRLTRDEHYHALGARGLVVCGEGSGYAGGIASSAVDGIKAVLAQK, encoded by the coding sequence ATGCCGATTCGCGTCGACGGCTTGACCCTAACGCTCAACGGCTCGGAAAAATCGCTGCGCCGACGCCTCGCCAAGCGCCTGGACGTGCCCACCGGCCGCGTGGTCGCCTACCGCATCCTTCGTAAGTCCTTGGATGCGCGAAACAAAAGCCGCATCCGCTGGGTGTACTCGGTGCAAGTGATCGGCGAGGACGAGCGCGAAATCCTCAGCCGTTTCCGCGACGATCCCCACGTCACCCCGGCGTTGGAATCGCGCGAGCCGCTCGTCATCCCCCGTGTGGAACGAGCTTACCGGCCGCTGGTGGTCGGCAGTGGCCCGGCCGGCCTGTTCGCGGCGGAATTTTTGGCCCGCGCCGGCGCCCCGCCGTTGATCCTCGAACGCGGCAAACCCGTGGACGAACGAAATGAAGACGTGGCGGCGCTCGTGCAGGCCGGAGAACTGGATCCGGAGAGCAACATCTGCTTCGGCGAAGGGGGTGCCGGAACCTACAGTGACGGCAAGCTCTACACCCGCGGAAACGACCCGCTGATACGTCATGTGTACGAGAAATTCGCTAATTTTGGGGCTCCCGGACACATTTTGTATGACACCGCGCCACATTTAGGGTCCGATCGATTACCGAATTACGTTGTAAGCTTCCGAAAGACACTAATCGAACTAGGTGTGGAATACCGTTTTCGGTCGAAAGTAGTCGACATTATGGTCGAAGACGGTCGCGCCCACGGGGTCGTTTTGGCCGACGGAAGTGAGATTGAATCCGACCTGATCGTGCTGGCCGTGGGCCACAGCGCCGATGATCTCGTCCGAAAACTTGCCGCCCGCGGCGTGGCGGTTCAGAGCAAGGGCTTCGCCGTGGGGGCGCGCATCGAACACCCGCAACAGCTTATCGACAAAGTCCAATACGGTCGCGCCGCCGGGCACCCAAAACTGCCCCCGGCGAGCTATCGCCTCACCCATCGCACAAAAAACGGGCGCGGCGTGTACTCGTTTTGCATGTGTCCGGGCGGCGAAATACTGCCCAGCGGCACCGATACCGCGCACTTGGTGATCAACGGCGGCAGCCCGGCGGGTCGGGACGGCATCCGGGCCAACTCGGCGATTGTGGTGTCGGTTGACGAAAACGATTTCGGCGACGAACCGCTGGCCGGCTTGGAGTTTCGTGAGCGCATCGAAATGGCCGCGGCCCAAGCGGTCACCGCCGGATCGTGCACGGCCCCGGCGCAGAAGGTACTCGACTTCCTCATGGGAGAAGTCAGCGAGCATTTGCCGCCGACCTCTTATGGACCGGGCGTGGAAGCTGCTGATCTAAAAGCAATATTTCCGCCTTTCATAGCCGAAGCGATAGCCGACGCGCTCGTGTCCTGGGACCGCCAACTGCGCGGTTTCGCCGGGGGGCGGGCGGTGCTGGTCGGTGTGGAGACGCGCACCAGCAGCCCGTGGCGTCTCACCCGTGACGAGCATTACCACGCCTTGGGTGCTCGCGGATTGGTCGTGTGCGGCGAGGGTTCCGGTTACGCCGGGGGCATCGCTTCGAGCGCCGTGGACGGCATCAAGGCGGTGTTGGCGCAAAAATAG
- a CDS encoding cellulase family glycosylhydrolase, with product MRQKSLIVFGFLVLVMLISGCADDGFDLDDQAAASITRIHTDKTYLRDAEGRYLLVHGTNVSCASKYPAKLDPISYVGKPFPLEEADKNFQQLRDMGFNTIRLLTIWEAIEPFASGEYDEEYLDYFEQIVAKANEYGIYCLIDMHQDLFSRWMRKFYVDANPPGVNALEAIPGLDDFASPQYNNVIQGDGAPRWAVALTLPEKDVGGSQWGLPMWDADDRTRTTDVPALHWGVANFLSVDIARAFATFFAGREIYPDYMVEGKNVQDYLQDSYANAWVALVERIGKYPNVLGYDIMNEPLGLYIAFMINALLYQEAKMTANGELTEAQVEFQVDVVLEKLHNLNMPPKDLRYLRRLLLTKQNLPRTPEEFAAAGFPLDPAASNAYAPNVDGVLALSLNFNRNFLQPFHSKVGQAIQEIDPDAVLYVEGSLGADDTAGIFGFYATPMRHPEGLEQIVFAPHVYADVYPFVLSYNPEPREFTTDEIMFRDYTDLILGAIGLAAFGMGNPPVLLGEFGTYFNLNGIEDAVATDFIVPAAVLDNYYEVHEENLINRTVWCYSPDNWLAWGEGWNQEDFSILGADETPRADDAYTRVTPRFTSGRLISYKYNSPLAYYEPREGVPTPIKEFNMEMAGLESAAPTEITVPRRKYPDGFYVYVSDGKCYYDATRNILYWFPSNDDPEATHTIRIRPPWEDYGDRDWNYFFKDDQVVEGRS from the coding sequence ATGCGGCAAAAAAGTTTAATCGTTTTTGGTTTTTTGGTTTTGGTAATGCTCATCTCCGGCTGCGCGGACGACGGTTTCGACCTCGACGACCAAGCGGCGGCGAGCATAACCCGTATCCACACCGACAAAACGTATCTCCGCGATGCCGAAGGTCGCTACCTGCTCGTGCACGGCACCAATGTCAGTTGCGCCAGCAAGTACCCCGCTAAGCTCGACCCCATCTCGTATGTCGGCAAGCCCTTCCCGCTTGAAGAAGCGGACAAGAACTTCCAACAGTTGCGCGACATGGGCTTCAACACCATTCGTTTGTTGACGATCTGGGAAGCCATCGAGCCCTTCGCCAGCGGCGAATACGACGAAGAGTATCTCGACTATTTCGAGCAAATCGTCGCCAAGGCCAACGAGTACGGAATCTACTGCCTCATCGACATGCACCAGGATCTCTTCTCGCGCTGGATGCGCAAGTTCTATGTCGACGCCAACCCGCCCGGCGTCAACGCCCTGGAAGCGATTCCCGGTTTGGATGACTTCGCCTCGCCGCAATACAACAACGTCATCCAGGGAGACGGCGCGCCGCGTTGGGCCGTCGCTTTGACGCTGCCGGAGAAAGACGTCGGCGGTTCGCAATGGGGCCTGCCCATGTGGGACGCCGACGACCGCACCCGCACCACCGATGTTCCCGCGCTGCATTGGGGCGTGGCGAATTTTCTCTCGGTGGATATCGCCCGCGCCTTTGCCACCTTTTTCGCCGGGCGTGAGATTTATCCGGACTACATGGTCGAAGGCAAGAACGTGCAGGACTACCTGCAGGATTCCTACGCGAACGCGTGGGTCGCGCTGGTGGAGCGCATCGGCAAGTACCCCAACGTGCTGGGCTACGACATCATGAACGAGCCACTGGGCTTGTACATCGCCTTCATGATCAACGCGCTGCTCTACCAAGAAGCGAAGATGACCGCCAACGGCGAACTCACCGAGGCGCAGGTTGAATTCCAAGTGGACGTTGTGCTCGAGAAGCTGCACAACCTCAACATGCCTCCCAAGGACCTGCGCTACCTGCGGCGACTCCTGCTCACCAAACAAAACCTGCCGCGGACGCCCGAGGAATTCGCCGCCGCCGGCTTCCCCCTCGACCCCGCCGCAAGCAACGCCTACGCGCCCAACGTCGACGGCGTGCTGGCGCTGAGCCTCAATTTCAACCGCAACTTCCTGCAACCCTTCCACAGCAAGGTCGGTCAGGCGATTCAGGAAATCGATCCCGACGCCGTGCTGTACGTTGAAGGCTCGCTCGGCGCGGACGACACCGCCGGCATTTTCGGTTTCTACGCCACGCCGATGCGCCACCCGGAAGGATTGGAGCAAATCGTTTTCGCGCCGCACGTCTACGCCGACGTCTACCCCTTCGTGCTCTCCTACAACCCCGAACCGCGGGAATTCACGACCGACGAAATCATGTTCCGCGATTACACCGATCTCATCCTCGGCGCGATCGGCCTCGCCGCGTTCGGCATGGGCAATCCGCCGGTCCTGCTGGGTGAATTCGGCACGTACTTCAATCTCAACGGCATCGAAGACGCGGTCGCGACCGATTTCATCGTGCCCGCTGCCGTCCTGGACAACTACTACGAGGTACACGAGGAAAACCTGATCAACCGCACCGTGTGGTGCTACTCGCCCGACAACTGGTTGGCTTGGGGCGAAGGCTGGAACCAAGAAGACTTTTCGATTCTCGGCGCCGATGAAACGCCGCGCGCGGACGATGCGTACACCCGCGTCACGCCGCGCTTCACCTCCGGCCGCCTGATTTCCTACAAGTACAACTCGCCGCTCGCCTACTACGAGCCGCGCGAGGGCGTGCCCACGCCGATCAAGGAATTCAACATGGAGATGGCCGGCCTGGAAAGCGCCGCGCCGACTGAAATCACCGTGCCGCGCCGCAAGTATCCCGACGGATTTTACGTCTACGTCTCCGACGGCAAATGCTACTACGACGCCACGCGGAACATCTTGTACTGGTTCCCCTCCAACGACGACCCCGAAGCGACACACACCATTCGCATCCGACCACCATGGGAGGATTACGGCGACCGAGATTGGAACTACTTCTTTAAAGACGATCAAGTTGTGGAGGGACGGTCATGA
- the epsC gene encoding serine O-acetyltransferase EpsC: MTPIVKKGTPPVPSTLAQVVEELSNVNGAYRCRPAQRPLPSRDDIILIVKELRGILFPGYFGGNELRPEGLQYYVGHILDDVRGRLREQILRGLCFQCETPGEHCDTCEHDASGIIDKFVARLPKVRHLLETDVAAAYDGDPAATSPDEAIFCYPGITAITYCRLAHELYNLGVPLIPRIITEYAHNLTGIDIHPGAVIGESFFIDHGTGVVIGETARIGWRVRIYQGVTLGAKSFPLDENGKPIKGIDRHPKVEDDVIIYSGSTILGNVTIGQGSVIGGNVWLTASVPPGSRITQAQAVSESFENGSGI, translated from the coding sequence ATGACGCCGATCGTTAAAAAAGGCACGCCGCCCGTCCCCTCGACGCTGGCGCAGGTCGTCGAAGAGCTCTCCAACGTCAACGGCGCGTATCGCTGCCGCCCCGCCCAAAGGCCTCTGCCTTCCCGCGACGATATCATCCTGATCGTCAAGGAACTGCGCGGCATCCTATTTCCCGGGTATTTCGGCGGCAACGAATTGCGTCCCGAGGGCCTGCAGTACTATGTGGGGCATATTCTCGACGACGTACGGGGACGCCTCCGCGAGCAGATCCTGCGCGGGCTTTGCTTCCAATGCGAGACGCCCGGCGAACATTGCGATACCTGCGAGCATGATGCGTCGGGCATCATCGATAAGTTCGTTGCCCGCTTGCCGAAAGTGCGCCACTTGCTGGAGACCGATGTTGCCGCGGCGTACGACGGCGATCCGGCCGCCACGAGCCCGGACGAGGCGATTTTCTGCTACCCGGGCATCACGGCAATCACTTACTGCCGCCTCGCCCACGAATTGTACAACCTGGGCGTGCCGTTGATTCCGCGCATCATCACCGAATACGCCCACAATCTGACGGGTATCGACATCCATCCCGGCGCGGTGATCGGCGAGAGCTTCTTCATCGACCACGGCACCGGCGTGGTGATCGGCGAGACGGCGCGCATCGGCTGGCGCGTGCGCATCTACCAGGGCGTCACCCTCGGGGCGAAAAGCTTCCCCCTCGACGAAAACGGCAAGCCCATCAAAGGCATCGACCGCCATCCGAAGGTGGAAGACGACGTCATCATCTACTCGGGCTCGACGATCCTGGGCAACGTGACGATCGGGCAGGGCAGTGTCATCGGCGGCAATGTGTGGTTGACCGCAAGCGTCCCGCCCGGCAGCCGCATCACGCAGGCCCAGGCGGTCAGCGAGTCTTTCGAAAACGGCAGCGGCATCTAG